The Tenrec ecaudatus isolate mTenEca1 chromosome 4, mTenEca1.hap1, whole genome shotgun sequence region gttgtatgagcccccaataaaatgattttttaaagcaagaAACAGGGagcttattacaaggatctacatataacctcctccctagcgggtggacaacagaaaagtgggtgaagggagatgttggacagtgtaagatatgacaaaataacaataatttgtaaattatcaagcgttcatggggAGTGGGGAACAGAGAggtaggggagaaaatgaggagctgatataaagggctcaagcagaaagtaaattttttgagaatgatgatggcaacaaatgcacagatgtgcttgacacaattgatggatgtatggattgtgataagagtggtacaagccctcaataaaatgactaaacaaataaataagtaaataaaataatgttatatACTGATCCTAAAAATACCAATTGCTATATTGTGGATCAATTTATTTCCTAAAATCTTTAAAACAAGGTTTTCATTATTCTGGGTACCAAATCTGGAAACCAAACCTACCATcactgagtttattctgactcataagaccTATTATaagatttccaaaactgtaaatctttatcccAACAAAGAGGTTCTCATCTGTCTCATGTGGAGTGGTGGGTAGCTTTGGATTGCCAACATTTTGGTCATCAGCCCAGTGGTTAACCCACAGAACCATGAGAGATCTTTACTCTGTGTACACTTTGTATGAAATAATGCTTCATGGACTTTCCTTACTGTTAACATATCAATGAAGAGAATCATTTAACCTTTGCCAGGCAGTCAGGGGACACTTCTTTCAGAAGTTTTTCAGAAGAAAAGTATGGAAAGCTATTTCTGAAACTTTAACCATTGAAAATTCAATAGAAAACCAGTGCTCCTAAGACATATATGGAATTGCCATGAGGTGGAGTCAACTGGATGACAACTGGAACTTTGCCATTAATGCAAACAATAAACTACCCAGGACACTAACTGTACAATATGATAAATGGCATCTACATTACTTAGAAGGTATTTaggtgatgatgacaacaaatgtagatgtgcttgacataatggatgaatggatggattgtgataagagttgtttgagcccccaataaaatgattttaaaaagaagtattTAGTAAATTAAAAAGTCAAACATTAGATGAAGAAACCAGCTTAGACTGAAACTACAGAGATTCATACTAACTCTAGGTCAGAGAAACAGAAAACGGAACAAGTAAGTTCATCACATCTCAAGGGTGTGAGTCAAACAGTGGACGCTGAAATGATGACAGCAGTCCAGTAGGATTTGGAACACTGAGGAAATGCAGCTGAGTAGAGGGAGTATGGTGAAAAACTACCATCTTTCCCCTTCTATTATCTGACTTAATCCTGCCAGTGTCATCCTCTAACCAAGCCCAACAGGAAGCCACATTATCTGTGATCATAGGAAATAAAACCTATAGTATTCAAATCTAATTATGAGAATGAAGTAGAATCGAGTTGAGGAAAGTAGATCCAACTTTGACATAGATTCCCAACCATAGATTATGGTGCTCCCATGTGGAGAAAGAGCTCTGGTGGGACAGTGGGACTAGGCTTCTCCCACCCCAAAGGTCACtcgttgagacccacaggtgttTCAAGAGACAGTATGTGGCAGCTTGCTTCCATAACTATTACAGACTTGAgaaccctgtgggacagctctTCTACCCTATGTTgtagctatgagctggaatccttTCAATCAGTTTGCATTTGCTTGATAGATAAAGACAATGCCAACTCCCTACTTTATTATCAAAGAACACTCATCAAATTCAGGTACAAGAGCATGGCTAGGAAAGTGCTTTTTTTTTATATAATTAAGTCTAgtgcatgggtttggatttgaGGCAGGTCCGATCCATGGTCCTCTCACAGTGTCCCATGCAAAAGTAAACTGTCACCCCAAACCATTTCCTGACtttaccctgtgggtttcaggcACTGAAGTGAGTTtcacagtgaaaaaaaaaaagaattaagtctGATTCAGGGTATTTTACTTATGAATATGTGGAGGCTTATGGATATATTAATTTTGTTACTACAGAGATCTAGCCCTCCACTTCTTCTACTTATAATCACATTCATTATCATGAAATATTTAGAACCTGGCAGGTGTATGTACTTTAGTCAGAGAGGTGCAATGAACCAAGTAGAAGAAGGGCCTGAAATCCAGATGCTATCTTCTCTTTTAGTTTCTCAGCCCAGAGCTCAGGTGCACAGCCACCACAAAGACTGAGTGCCTTCAAGCGACCAAGGAGTGTCTATAGAGTCTGGGAAAATTAGTGTAATTATTTACACTCAGGAAACATCCTCATAAGAGAATATATTCAGGATGTTTTTTATGAGTCTATTGTACTCCCCGGAGAAGAAGTATAAGGGAACTTGTTGCAATTATAGGTTACATTCACCTGAACTCAGGCTAGAAAGGAAGATCATTCATTTGGTGAAATTTAGAGTGGTTGCTGAGGTGAGAAGAGAGCATTCAGAGTTCCTGTAAGGTGGGAAGGACTGCAGGCAGGCTCCAGGTCAAACGATGTGGAGTTAAAACTTAAAAGCTTATGGTTATATAAAAGAGGTTTCAATATAATGACTTTTTAAGGGAAAATGTTGTTAACAAAAGAGACTATGTGTGTAAGCTGTGATTTGTATGCTTCTCATAATTTTTGAAGTATAAGCAAGCTCCAGAATTAGGACTTGACCTGTAATGATCAAAATCTTACTTTTTAATAATATATCTGCTTTATTCAGGCTAAAAATACCTAGATTATATATTACATATGCTCATCTTGTGTGGTATTTGAATCAAATAatgcttttaatttaaaatttgttgttgttagaagtATCCTTAGATACTTCTTTATGATCACCTAAAGACTGTGAAATAAAAATAGAATAGAAATGTTTTCTTGGAAATAAAAGGTCTGTGTATTGTGTAACTTTGAAGAACATAATGAATAAGTCCATAAAATACCTGATCAACCATTTATAAAGCAGCACATATCTCTAGGAAGCAGAACCCATGCCTTTTCCATGAGTTCTTCTCTTCTTATTAGAGAGTCCTAACACGGGTATGTCTCAGCTTTTGAAAATGCATATGACCACTGTTATCCTACTAAAACGTATCTTGCCCACTGAACAACACTTTTTGAAAAAAGGTCAAAGACATCTATTTAAACAAATGACAATTGCTTAACTATTACGGTTTTCTTTCTTCACAGTTCTGGTGTTATCTATGAAAAAAACAAAGTCCCATGTGCTGGAAGAATTGAAAGAAGATACTACAGAGGAAAGCGTTTTGTGGTGTGTTATTGGAATGCTAACCTTTTCCCACCGTCAAtaacaatgaaaagacacaattgGATTCACATATTtatactttttttattttttaaatttggaCCCAAATAAAGAGTACACATTGTTTGCATTATGTTAGCTTCTAACAGGACCAGTTATCAACCTACCACCTTCATACTGCTTGGCATTCCAGGGCTGCAGGCTGCCCACATGTGGATCTCCATCCCTTTCTGTCTTGTCTACCTGGTGGCACTAATGGGAAACGTTGCCCTTTTATTAATTGTCAAGTCAGACCCTAAGCTGCATGAGCCTATGTACTTCTTTCTATGCATGCTGTCCACGGCTGATTTGATGCTCACTTCTTCTACACTTCCCAAGATACTCAGCCTCTTTTGGTTCAATGACAGAGAAATCTATTTTGAAGCTTGCCTCACTCAAATGTACTTCATCCATTCTCTGTCTACCATGGAATCTGGATTTATCTTGACTATGGCTTTTGACCGGTATGTGGCCATCTGCCAGCCACTGAGACATTCTACTGTTCTGACACCTACAGTCATTGTAAACTTAGGTCTAGCCATCGTCTTCAGAGGAGCGATCCTGCTCAGTCCGCatccctttctcctgaggtggcTCTCCTACTGCAAAACTAACACCATAGCCCACACTTACTGTGAGTTCATGGCCTTGATAAAGCTGGTTTGTGATCAAACCAAGATCCGAAGAGCCTATAGCCTCATGGTGGCCTTCCTGACAGGGGGACTCGACTTCATCTTGATCATTTGTTCCTATGTCCTTATACTTTTCACTGTCTTCCATCTCCCATCCAAGGCAGCGCGCCTCAAGACTTTAAGCACCTGTGTCTCCCATGTATGGGTCATTTTGGTATTTTATACACCAGCCTTTTTCTCGTTTCTAACTCACAGATTTGGTCACCACATTGCTCCACATATTCACATTTTTATAGCCAATATATATCTCCTCATTCCACCCATGATGAATCCAATTATTTATGGCATTAAAACAAAAAGGATCAgggatggatttttaaaaatcttaacaaTTAGAGGTGCTTGAATTTACAAGAATTTGTGATTCCCCAGGTCATAAGCAAAGGAAGAGTGCTTAAACCATTAAAAAATGCAACGGAACAAGATTATTTTAAGGTGGAATGCTTTTCATTCAGGTTTACATTCACTTTAGGCCAGTAAAGAATGCATGCTAAGCTGTTGATTCCAGTAATCAATAGTATGTACCGAAGGCAGAAAGTAACAAGAAAGATGATTTATTACTATGATTTACCAACCTATCGCAAGAATATAATATAGGTTTggggatttatttattttgttctaaatggtatatatatatttatttatttccaatggtattattggtatataattcatgtCATATAATTCAGTACTTCAATTACATTAAATTAGGGGATTTATTCAGTGATAATTAAATGTAATTGGGAGGATGTTTGTAGTTAGTTTTTGTTGTCTATGCAGACAATAGCCCTTACATTTATGAGCTCGAGGGGGAAGAGTAAGTTATATATGTTGTCTTCACAGAAGACTCACTCTTCACATATGCTGCATTGTCCTCAAATTGATAGGGTATAAGTGTTACATTGCAGAGTAATACTTATACCCTACTGTTTGAGTATTAAATATAATTATACACATCCTTTAAGAAAAATAATACATGTACATAGTTAACTAATTTAAAATTTTGCAACAAATATAAAATCACTAATCTAGTTTTAGAGTTGTAATAGTTGCGAGGAGATGCATTTTTGAGAGAGGAGTAAGATTAGGGAAACAAAGTTTCCCCCAAAACCTGGTCTTCTCATAGAATTtgcatgttttcttcagattaaaAACTTCTTAAATTGTCAGAATTATTTTCAAGAATCCCGAAAAAAAAAGAAGGTTGATTTTAACAGCTTTTCATGTTCTCACTTGCTTCTATGGAGAACATATAAAACAGTATATATTAATTTCAGTACTTTACATGCATTACTGGGAGCCCTTCTATTTAGCACTTAGGTGATTGAGAAACCTGCTATCATTCTCTGATCTTCTGtacttaatatatatttttctgttgttATCATTATCATTGTCTTTGAGAACTTTGATTATTCTGGGCCTTTGTGTTGTTAAGGTCACTGGTTAACACTTTATTCATTGATTAAAGGTAGTTCACTTGGTTCCACTCCTTTGCGGTGGAGAGCAAAATGCCTGGTGACCAGCCAAAACACCCGTGACCAGAGCTGCTCTATAAAGAgtgaggtcaccgtgagttggattcATTCCCCATTGGTTGGGAGCTTTGgtttttttgttatttattttatgttttgtgTCATTGTGGTGTGTTGTTTCTTGAATATGCAAATTTAAGTTGCTTCTTAAAACATAAAAAACTTATGATTCCATCTCTTTTTTATCAAAACTCATTATAAATTTGACTGAATGAAGTTGTCCTGCAGTTCAttgatttatttaatttattttttaaaacaaaattgtcAGCTTTCTTCTATGAGAATGTCTATTAAGATAGCTTCAACTTCACCAATCTAATGCTCTGTGATATTGCAATTTAATGGAAATCAACACATATTCCAACATATTATACCTTAAGTATTGCAATTTTAATTTTAGTAGATTTGTTTTGAGTCATTTCATATCATAgatatttttacttttttaacaTTATAACTTTAATATATGAAATGTATTTATAACAATTATACACATGTCCTTGTCTATAATTCTAATTAAAAACCATTTAATTGGTGACATTTTCAGTTCAATTTCAATTTGTtaatttttgtcatcactgtgacTGGTGTTTTCCTGCTTTTTTCATTACTGGTTCATTGcaattttttctttctgtgtaCTGGATATTATTTGCATTCCTATAAAATTATTTACCTCTTGTTATATGCGAATTTGTTATATTGTCTGGACATTGGCTGACCTTTTCAAGTCTTGATATTGAGGGTTTTTTATGTAAATCCCTGGCAGCATAGTTATTACACACTTGATTCTTAAGGTTCAGA contains the following coding sequences:
- the LOC142446865 gene encoding olfactory receptor 52K2-like; this encodes MLASNRTSYQPTTFILLGIPGLQAAHMWISIPFCLVYLVALMGNVALLLIVKSDPKLHEPMYFFLCMLSTADLMLTSSTLPKILSLFWFNDREIYFEACLTQMYFIHSLSTMESGFILTMAFDRYVAICQPLRHSTVLTPTVIVNLGLAIVFRGAILLSPHPFLLRWLSYCKTNTIAHTYCEFMALIKLVCDQTKIRRAYSLMVAFLTGGLDFILIICSYVLILFTVFHLPSKAARLKTLSTCVSHVWVILVFYTPAFFSFLTHRFGHHIAPHIHIFIANIYLLIPPMMNPIIYGIKTKRIRDGFLKILTIRGA